From a region of the Etheostoma cragini isolate CJK2018 chromosome 20, CSU_Ecrag_1.0, whole genome shotgun sequence genome:
- the LOC117936227 gene encoding mitochondrial basic amino acids transporter isoform X2, with the protein MLGLYKGIGSPMMGLTFINAIVFGVQGNAMRKLGRDTPLNQFLAGASAGTIQCVICCPMELAKTRMQMQGTGEKKSKRKLYKNSLDCLVRIYKKEGIRGINRGMVTTLMRETPGFGVYFLAYDVLTRSLGCEPEDPYMIPKLLFAGGMSGIASWLSTYPVDVIKSRLQADGVGGVNQYSGIMDCVRQSLKKEGWRVFTRGLTSTLLRAFPVNATTFATVTLFLLYMREGDECSIQDSELQSVQLQPQTTSM; encoded by the coding sequence ATGCTCGGTCTGTACAAAGGCATTGGCTCTCCAATGATGGGCCTGACCTTCATCAATGCCATAGTTTTTGGTGTCCAGGGCAACGCCATGCGCAAGCTTGGCCGCGACACACCTCTCAACCAGTTCCTGGCTGGAGCCTCTGCTGGAACCATCCAGTGTGTCATTTGCTGCCCAATGGAGCTGGCGAAGACACGCATGCAGATGCAAGGGACCGGAGAGAAGAAGTCTAAGAGGAAGCTGTATAAGAACTCCCTGGACTGTCTGGTCAGAATCTACAAAAAGGAAGGAATCCGAGGGATCAATCGTGGCATGGTGACCACCTTGATGCGTGAGACACCTGGCTTCGGTGTGTACTTTCTCGCTTATGACGTGTTGACACGTTCCCTGGGCTGTGAGCCAGAGGATCCGTACATGATCCCCAAGCTGTTGTTTGCTGGTGGAATGTCTGGCATTGCCTCCTGGCTCTCCACCTATCCCGTGGATGTCATCAAGTCGCGTCTTCAAGCTGACGGGGTAGGCGGTGTGAACCAGTACAGTGGCATTATGGACTGTGTCAGACAGAGCTTAAAGAAAGAGGGCTGGAGGGTGTTTACACGTGGACTCACGTCCACTTTGCTCCGTGCATTTCCAGTGAATGCTACCACATTTGCCACTgtgactctttttttattgtatatgcGCGAGGGAGATGAGTGTAGCATTCAGGACTCTGAGCTGCAGTCTGTTCAGCTGCAGCCGCAGACAACTAGCATGTGA
- the LOC117936227 gene encoding mitochondrial basic amino acids transporter isoform X1, whose protein sequence is MALDFAAGCIGGAAGVLVGHPFDTVKVRLQVQNVDKPLYRGTYHCFQSIIRQESMLGLYKGIGSPMMGLTFINAIVFGVQGNAMRKLGRDTPLNQFLAGASAGTIQCVICCPMELAKTRMQMQGTGEKKSKRKLYKNSLDCLVRIYKKEGIRGINRGMVTTLMRETPGFGVYFLAYDVLTRSLGCEPEDPYMIPKLLFAGGMSGIASWLSTYPVDVIKSRLQADGVGGVNQYSGIMDCVRQSLKKEGWRVFTRGLTSTLLRAFPVNATTFATVTLFLLYMREGDECSIQDSELQSVQLQPQTTSM, encoded by the exons ATGGCATTGGACTTCGCTGCGGGCTGCATAGGAG GTGCTGCTGGTGTTTTGGTTGGACATCcatttgacactgtaaag GTGAGGCTTCAAGTTCAAAATGTGGACAAACCTCTTTACCGAGGGACATATCACTGCTTCCAGTCAATCATACGCCAGGAGTCG ATGCTCGGTCTGTACAAAGGCATTGGCTCTCCAATGATGGGCCTGACCTTCATCAATGCCATAGTTTTTGGTGTCCAGGGCAACGCCATGCGCAAGCTTGGCCGCGACACACCTCTCAACCAGTTCCTGGCTGGAGCCTCTGCTGGAACCATCCAGTGTGTCATTTGCTGCCCAATGGAGCTGGCGAAGACACGCATGCAGATGCAAGGGACCGGAGAGAAGAAGTCTAAGAGGAAGCTGTATAAGAACTCCCTGGACTGTCTGGTCAGAATCTACAAAAAGGAAGGAATCCGAGGGATCAATCGTGGCATGGTGACCACCTTGATGCGTGAGACACCTGGCTTCGGTGTGTACTTTCTCGCTTATGACGTGTTGACACGTTCCCTGGGCTGTGAGCCAGAGGATCCGTACATGATCCCCAAGCTGTTGTTTGCTGGTGGAATGTCTGGCATTGCCTCCTGGCTCTCCACCTATCCCGTGGATGTCATCAAGTCGCGTCTTCAAGCTGACGGGGTAGGCGGTGTGAACCAGTACAGTGGCATTATGGACTGTGTCAGACAGAGCTTAAAGAAAGAGGGCTGGAGGGTGTTTACACGTGGACTCACGTCCACTTTGCTCCGTGCATTTCCAGTGAATGCTACCACATTTGCCACTgtgactctttttttattgtatatgcGCGAGGGAGATGAGTGTAGCATTCAGGACTCTGAGCTGCAGTCTGTTCAGCTGCAGCCGCAGACAACTAGCATGTGA
- the LOC117936226 gene encoding tryptophan--tRNA ligase, cytoplasmic — protein MTDCQGDGEGAKSPLELYEELTTQGDVVRTLKTAKVDKANIDAAVQLLLKLKVDYKQMTGQDYKAGCPPSENSVAPDNGPAADGADDEDTVDPWNVSTSNAKGVDYDKLIVRFGSSKIDKELVDRIEKVSGQKPHRFLRRGIFFSHRDMQQVLDAYEKHKSFYLYTGRGPSSEAMHVGHLIPFIFTKWLQDVFDIPLVIQLTDDEKYLWKDLTLEDCHRFAVENAKDIIACGFDVNKTFIFSDLDYMGASPEFYRNVVKIQKHVTFNQVKGIFGFTDSDCIGKISFPAIQAAPSFSNSFPQIFKGRKDIQCLIPCAIDQDPYFRMTRDVAPRIGYPKPALLHSTFFPALQGAQTKMSASDANSSIFLTDTPKQIKNKVNKHAFSGGKDTVEEHRKYGGNPDVDVAFMYLTFFLEDDEQLEKIRQDYTSGALLTGELKKLLIETLQPMIAQHQERRKQVTDETVKQFMTPRPLNFNF, from the exons ATGACGGACTGCCAGGGAGACGGGGAAGGAGCCAAGAGTCCACTGGAGCTCTACGAGGAACTGACAACACAAGGAGACGTAGTCAGGACCTTGAAAACAGCTAAAGTAGATAAA GCTAACATTGATGCTGCTGTTCAGTTGCTGCTAAAGTTGAAAGTAGACTACAAACAGATGACAGGTCAGGATTACAAAGCAGGCTGTCCGCCCTCAGAAAACTCTGTTGCCCCCGACAATGGGCCAGCAGCAGATGGTGCTGATGATGAAGACACAGTTGACCCATGGAACGTTTCCACTAGCAACGCCAAAGGAGTGGATTATGACAAGCTCATAG TAAGGTTTGGAAGCAGTAAAATTGACAAGGAGCTGGTGGACAGAATAGAAAAAGTCTCTGGACAGAAGCCTCACCGCTTTCTACGAAGAGGAATCTTCTTCTCACACAG AGATATGCAGCAGGTTCTGGATGCGTATGAGAAGCACAAGTCCTTCTACCTTTACACTGGCAGAGGTCCGTCCTCAGAAGCCATGCACGTTGGTCACCTCATCCCCTTCATCTTCACCAA ATGGTTGCAGGATGTGTTTGACATCCCCCTGGTGATCCAGTTGACGGATGATGAGAAGTACCTGTGGAAGGATCTAACACTAGAAGATTGCCACCGCTTCGCTGTGGAAAATGCCAAGGACATCATCGCCTGTGGCTTTGATGTCAACAAAACCTTCATCTTCTCTGACCTCGACTACATGGG TGCATCCCCTGAATTCTACAGAAATGTGGTGAAGATCCAGAAGCATGTGACATTCAACCAAGTTAAAGGCATCTTTGGCTTTACAGACAGTGACTGCATTG GAAAGATCAGCTTCCCAGCCATCCAGGCAGCCCCTTCCTTCAGTAACTCTTTCCCACAGATCTTCAAAGGCAGAAAGGATATACAGTGTCTCATCCCCTGCGCCATAGACCAG GATCCCTACTTTAGGATGACCCGTGATGTAGCTCCAAGGATCGGCTATCCCAAACCAGCCCTGCTGCACTCCACCTTCTTCCCAGCCCTGCAGGGGGCGCAGACCAAGATGAGCGCCAGCGACGCCAACTCCTCTATCTTCCTCACCGACACACCCAAGCAGATCAAAAACAAG GTCAACAAACATGCATTTTCGGGGGGGAAAGACACAGTGGAAGAGCACAGAAAGTATGGTGGAAACCCAGACGTGGACGTTGCCTTTATGTACTTGACCTTCTTCCTGGAGGATGATGAACAGCTGGAGAAGATCAGACAG GATTACACAAGTGGAGCTCTGCTAACGGGAGAACTGAAGAAGCTTTTGATTGAAACTCTGCAGCCAATGATTGCGCAGCATCAAGAGCGACGCAAACAAGTCACAGATGAGACAGTCAAGCAGTTCATGACACCCAGACCTTTAAATTTTAACTTTTAG